ATgccagctgtgggggggggggcggctagGCCCAGGCCTCGATGACGTCGTCGGGCTCCATgcccagctgtgggggggggggctaggcCCAGGCCTCGATGACGTCGTCGGGCTCCATGCCCAGCTGCTCGGGCGTGCGGGTCCCCGCCAGGCGCTGCCCGTCAAAGAAGAAGCGGAGCGGGCGGCCGCTCAGCCCCATGGCCTCCTGGTAGCGCTCCATCAGCCGGTGCAGCGGCTCCGCCTGCCGGGGGTGGGTGGTTAGCACGGTGGGGGCACATGCCGCAGACATGCCTGGGAGGGGGCACTGCAGGGACTGGCCCCAGCATCCCTCCCAAagcagccccagctggagtggGGCCTGCCCCCCAACTACCCCAGCCCCCCCTCagccaacagccccccccccaccctgctggcTCAGCTCCATCCGCCTCCCTGGGGCTGTGACAACCcccacatccccctccctctgcaaacAGCACCGCACAGCCCCCTGGcatggcccctccccctgcagcctccccttACCCTGGGCACGTTGAGTGTGAGCAGCGAGTCCTTCTCCTGGCCTCGCACGGTCAGCCGTAGCTCCCCAGGGGCCGGCCCGGCCCCCGATTCTCCCCcgccctgcagctcccccgctgCCACGTCCACCACACAGTCTGCAGGGGACAGACGGACAGAGAGAGGGTGAGGGTTGAGCAGCTGGGGCCACTGCACTGAtcgctcctattacccccctgtCCCTGCTTGGGGGACCCCCGCTGATATCAgacccctctctcccagcctgggGGGCACAGCATGCACTTTGGGGCCAGGAACCCAATTTCTGCTACCCGCTGGGGGCTCGTCAGCTGGCCGccatggaggaggagagaggcctGGTGCGTGGGGCGACCATAAGCCACCAGTGCGAGGCGGCCACGGGGGAGGCCAGGGGACCCCAGCACGGCTCAGGCAGCTGCAGCAGAGATGCTGCCAGGACAGCTCCACTGGAAATCCGTGTGCAGCGCCGGCGCCCCCAGAACACAGACACGTGGCgtgggaagggacctcgacaggtcaccgcgcccagcccctggccaagCAAACGTAGGCCGGCCGTGCcagctgtttgtccaacctgtgcCGAGACACCTCCAGCGCGGGGGACCCCCAACCTCCCTCAGCCTCTTTCAGGCCGAGCGCCCCGTGCAGTGAGACTGATTCCTAATATTCGCCCTGAATCTCCCTGGCCGCGGACAGAGCCCATCGCTGCCTGTCCTGCTCCCAGCGAACCCGTGACGAAGGGGGAATTTTCTGTAAGAGTCTCACgcctgccttggtttcccctaTACTTTGCACGGCTCCCCAGTACTGGGGAAGGACCaagtttgctctcagggcagCCTAAGACACGGGGACACGCATCATCGCCCTGAACGAACAGTCATTAAAGAACTGGCTGAACCGCCCCAGCTCAGCAGTGGGGCCAGAGAGCCGATGGCAGCGCTCGTGACTCCTGGCCCCACGCTCTCAGCGGGAAGCTGGGCACAGACCCCAGCTAGAGAACCAGGGGCTAGGAGGGCAAGGTGTGGGCTCTCACCTGGGAACAGGCTCAGGAAGGAAGTCAGAGAGCAAGTAAGCGAGGCAGACAGAGCCTGCCCCAAGGGCTCCCCACAGCCTGGCGTGGCCCTGGGCTGAGCAGAACGGGCTGGGCCCCCCTCTGCGCTCCCTGTGCCATAGCCAGCTAACACACCTGACTGCGTGCCAGCGCTGTGGGACTGTCCCTGCCATGCTGGGCGAGGGGCACCGTCCTAGCAGCGTGGGCATGTCTCTGCCAGGGTCTGGCTCAGTGGGACTCGCTGGACAGAGCTCACGGGGGAAGCAGGAGGCTGCAGCCCAGAGGTTCAGTCCAGGCCGCGTGGCCGACCCTGGAGGGAGGGAGACCCCAGGGGGTCTGGCACACAAGGGATTTCCCCTGGCTCTGATACCAGCCTTCACTAGAGCTGACCCCTGCTCTCAGGCCCCCTCCAGCTGCTTGGCTCTAAACTCACCCGGGTTTTAACCTTCCCCAGGTCAGGGGTTCGGACCCCTCCTCTGGAGTATCCCTTTGTCCCGGTGCCAGAGCTGCACCCGGCCCTCCAGCTGGGCCTGCCCACTGCGCGTGGGACAGTTCCCGCCCGCGTCTCACATACAGCCGGAGACTTGCCTGTCCCACGACCGCGGCCCGTCTGCGCCTGACCCGCTCGGCCCACAGACCCTGCCCTGCAGTGCGGCCCCAGCCAGCGAGGCCCCAGTCTGCACCTCTGCCAAGAgaagccccctgcccctcactcacCGACGATGTCGGCCacgcccaggcccaggccctggggggTGCTGGCGGGGGGCAGCTCTGTGTctcgcagcagcagcaggatctgCTCCGGCCGGACCTGCAGTCTCCCGGCCATGTGCTCCACCACCACCTGCAGGGGCTGTGACTGCACCGGtggaggggacagtcagggaggGACAGACGGACACTCCGACTCTGCTGGGCTGTTCTGGGCCAGTGTGAGCCATGCTGCGGGGCTGGCACGGCAGGTGCCGATCGCCAGGTACATTCATCCCCCGAGTGATTCCACCTGGGCCATCTCCGAGCAGATCCAGTGTAGGGCAGTTCCGCCGCCCCCTGCCATCAGGGCTAATCCCACCAAtacactggggagtggggggggggggtgaaccaGCCCCTTGACACCCTCCCTCCACCTGGCCGCTGTCCTGCCCCCTATCCTATCCTGGCACCTCCCATGCCCTACCCAGGCCCGCCTGAGACCCTCCACCCCACAGGGGCATGGCCAGGGTCTGCacgctggggcagggctggagataCGGGGTCTGCAGGGGCTGGGCGGTGGCATGGGGGGTATATGCAGCCTACAAAGGGGCCCAGCCCACGTTGAGGGGACGGGGGGCTCACTCTCCAGCCACATGGGGAtgtggaagagctgagaggcggggtgcagggggggtcacTCACCGTCTCCACGGCGACGCGATGGATCTCAGCCCGGCACCGTACCTtgagctgcagctgccaggacGGGGGGGACGGGGGCGGCTCCACCAGGATCACGTCGTCCTCGGGCAGCTCCTCCTGCAGGCTGCGCTGGGCGGCCGACAGCCACGTGCTGAGACCCCGCAGCTGGCGCGCCACCTCCCTGAGGGGCAGGGCGGTCAGATCCCACAGATCCCTGTGCCCCagacctccccacacctccctggggggcagggcggtCAGATCCCACAGATCCCTGTGCcccagacccccccacacctccctggcaggcagggccgtcAGACCCCCACAGATCCCTGTGTCCcacagaccccccccacacctccctggggggcagggccatcAGACCCCAACAGATCCCTGTgccccacagaccccccccccacctccctggggggcagggcggtCAGACCCCCACAGATCTCTGTGCCCCACAgaccccccacacctccctggggggcagggcggacagaccccacagaccccccccacctccctgcggGGCAGGGCGGTCAGACCCCCACAGATCCCTGTGCCCCACAGACCCCCACACCTCCCTGGGGGGGAAGGGCGGTCAGACCCCCACAAATCCCTGTGCCCCACAGATGCCCCCCCATACCTCTCTGGGGGGACAGGGCAGTCAGACCCTCATAGAACCCTGTGCCCCACAGACCCCCACCCACATGCCTGGGGGGCAAGGCCATCAGACCCCTACAGATCCCTGTGCCCCACAGACCCCCACATACCTCCTTGTGGGGCAGAGCCATCAGACCCCCATAGATCCCTGTGCCCCACAgaccccccacccacctccttgggggggcagggccatcAGACCTCCACAGATCCCTATGCCCCACAGatgccccacacacacctcccttgGGGGCATGGACCATCAGACGCCTCCTGACAAACCCTCCTCCAGTCCCCACCTCCCTGGGGTCAGGGACCATCAGATCCCCAACagaccccccccattccccacgtCCATAGACTCCCCAGACAGATCCCCCCAGAGACCCTCCCCGCTCTCTACAAGGGAGGTGCCGCTCAGGGAACTTGCCCCTCAATTCCCCAACTCCTGCTGGGACACAGATTTcagcagagacccccccagcccctcctccctgaagGGACAAGCCAAGCAACACCCCCCAACATCCAGGCAGCCCCTCACCGTCGGGTCCGGCCCCTCTGCCTTCGTgtgggctgtggtgggggagggggagagggggactcGTCCCGAAccctgagagaaaaagagagagcggACACGCAGGGGGCTGCTGTGAAGGGGGCCTGGAAAGCTGTGCCCCATAAGTGACCCCCCAGGAAACAACAGACCCCAAAGCCAGAGgccacagagcctgccccaccctccccccataTACCTCTCACGgtaaccctgcccccaccccccattagaGCCCTTCCCCCATATACCCCCATTCTAACCCTGCCCTCACCCTGATCCCCACACCCCCCATTAGAGCCCTTCCCCCATATACCCCCATTCTAACCCTGCCCTCACCCTgatcccctcaccccccattAGAGCCCTTCCCCCATATACCCCCATTGTAAAactgccccatccccatccccccccactagagccctccccctcccccatatacCCCCATTCtaaccctgcccccagcctgatccccccaccccccactagagccctgtcccctccccccattcaccCCCCAGGGTAACCCTGCCACAATCTCTCCCCCAACCTACGATctcgctgccccctgctgctgcggctcctcctgcagccagtgagtgcaggggccttgggggaggCGTGGGGCGTGAGGCCGCTCTGGCCGTGGGGGCGTGACAGGGTCAATCTCATCCACGTCCAGATCtgcccctgggagggaggggagacagcagctGTGACGGCCAGGCAGGgggcacctctccccacagctgtcCCCTCAAGACAATAAACCTCCATCCAGTGCACGTACCCCGACCCCCCAAACGGGTACATCTCCCCTCCATCCAGCACACACAGCCGCACATTAACAGAACCGACACCTGACATTGCAAGCCCAACACCAAGGATTTGGGGGGTCGTACCCTGGGACTGGAGAGGTGCTAACACAGTTTCTGGTtttaaggaagggaaaaaaacatgatCCAGGAAACtccaggcctgttagtttgacctcaattgtacgCAAGCTCTTTGAAccaattttgaaagagaaagttgtTAAGACGTGGGGTAAACGGTAACTGGGATAAACTACAAC
This sequence is a window from Gopherus evgoodei ecotype Sinaloan lineage unplaced genomic scaffold, rGopEvg1_v1.p scaffold_233_arrow_ctg1, whole genome shotgun sequence. Protein-coding genes within it:
- the NFATC2IP gene encoding NFATC2-interacting protein, with the protein product MGGIAMAERVGPAPPPIYVGGSSSDSEGEPVRPPRGEGGQPRPKRRRVLCTTEIPTVPVYSNKVNSSFQLCPAELHQEVPPLRWQGGADLDVDEIDPVTPPRPERPHAPRLPQGPCTHWLQEEPQQQGAARSVRDESPSPPPPPQPTRRQRGRTRREVARQLRGLSTWLSAAQRSLQEELPEDDVILVEPPPSPPSWQLQLKVRCRAEIHRVAVETSQPLQVVVEHMAGRLQVRPEQILLLLRDTELPPASTPQGLGLGVADIVDCVVDVAAGELQGGGESGAGPAPGELRLTVRGQEKDSLLTLNVPRAEPLHRLMERYQEAMGLSGRPLRFFFDGQRLAGTRTPEQLGMEPDDVIEAWA